Part of the Alicyclobacillus vulcanalis genome is shown below.
GTTCACCATGATCCATCCCTCCAATACGCCTTTAGCATACGCACACGCAGAGCCGCAATGCAAGCACAATGGGGCGCGCGTGGACCGGGCGAGCGTCCAGACCGCGTCAGAACGGGAGCGGGAGCGAGGGCACGCCCGGGCTCACGGCGATGGGGCTCACGGCGATGGACTTCCACAGCACCAGCGTTCTCGGTTCGACGCGCGCCACTTCTCGAAAGCCGAGCTCCCTCGCAAACGCCAGGCTCCTCGGATTGACGTCCTGAATAAACACTTCGAGCGTGTGCGCGCCCATGCGCCTCGCCTCGGACTCCAAGTGCTCCATCGCCTTCCGGCCAATGCCTTGGCGCTGGAACTTTGCGTCCACCACGAGGGCGCTCACGTGCATCTTGCCCTCCGCGCTCGGCAGATACGAGTAAAATCCCACCGGCCGGCCGCTCCGTTCGATCACGACCGTCGGCATGCCGGACTCGAGATACTGGCGCAGTTCCACTTCAGGAAACGGCTCTCCAAACGCCTGCTCGTGCACGTGGCCGAGTTCGCGCCGCGCGAGCTGGACGATCCAGTCGTCGTCCTCGGGGCGCCGCGGGCGATAGCGAATGACCTCCTGCCCCGCGTCTTTTGACGACGCGCGCGGAGGCCTGTGCGGCTTGGAGCTTTTGCGAGCGCGGGCGCCCTTCGGCCCCGCTCGGTGCGAGCGGTTGGGTGTTGGCATGGCGATGTCGACCTCCCTTGGAGATGTCGACATCACACTATGCATTTGCCCGTACCGGTGCGCGATCCGTCATTCGGGTTTGCGCCTCGCGAACGAAAAGCGCCGCATGCCTTTTCCTCGCGTCGCCACTTGCTCTTGGCGCTTTCGCTCCAGTTCACGTCGCCGTTTGTTCGTCACCTCAGCCACGACATTGCCGATAAAATCCCCGGCGATATCCATGCGGTACTTTCGATTGACCTCGATTTTGTCGTATTCCTCTTTGGTGGTGCGAAACGTCACGTTCGCCGTCCGATGAACGTGCAGGCCCTTCATGGTCTGTCCCAGCGTGACGCGCCCCACCACCTGATAGGTGGTCAACGGCACGAACCGGGCAATGCCCTGCTTTCCCCGCTCGCGCACGCGCCGCTTCGACAGGACAAACACCTCGAAACGCTGCTTGTGTGCCAAAAACTGCTCGTCAAACTGGCGCTGGCGCTTGCGCGCCCAGAAGTAAAAGGCGGTGTACGCTGCGATCAACGCTGCGAGCACGCTGAGGACGATGATCCAATACATCAAAGCGGTAGCCCCCTGTGATGCCAAATCCGTCGGCGCAGATGCGCTCGTCTCATTGTACCACGACGGCGCCGTCGGTCCGTAATCCTTTCTTCGACACCCATTTCATGCCTATGGACGGGTGAAACATCACCTGCACACGCTCTTCGTCGGCACCCGCGTCGACGGCGAGCACAATGCCCTGCCCGTGTTGCGGGTGCACGACGCGATCCCCTGGGCGCAGGACGTCCGGCTCCAGCGCCTCGGCGAGATCGACCCGAACGGCGAGGTCGGCGCGGATTTCCTCGAGAAATCGCGACGGCTCGCGCGCCACCGTCTGGCCGTACAGGGTGCGCCAGGCGGCATGGGTCAGGATGAGCCTGTCCATGGCGCGCGTGAGCCCCACATAGCAGAGGTTGCGCTCCTCCTCGATGCGCAGTGGATCGTCGAGGGACCGCGCGTGCGGGAAAAGGCCTTCTTCCATGCCCACGAGAAAGACGACGGGAAATTCGAGCCCTTTGCTCGCGTGCAAGGTCATGAGCCTGACCGAGCCCTTGCCGCGATCCCGCTCTTTGTCGATGTCCGACATGAGGCTGACCTCCGCCAGAAACTCGGCGACCGTGCCTCCCCGCCGCTCGTCGAACGATCGCGTCACGCTGAAAAGCTCATCAATGTTTTCGACGCGCGCGAGGTCCTCCTTTTTCCCGGATTGCAGATACATCTCGCGATAGCGGGTGGCGTGCAACACCTCGGCCAGAAACTCGGAGACCGGCATGCCCTCCATCCACAGCGCGAGCTCCTCGAGGGCCGCGTGAAACTGTCGCGCCGACTCGGCGGCGCGCTCACCGAGCCCTGCCTCTTCGCCGCGACTCAGCGCCTGATACAAGCTTATGCCTTCGCTATGCGCGAATTCGAGCAGCCTGTCCACCGCAGAGTCCCCGAGGCCGCGCTTTGGACGGTTGATGATGCGCAAGAGCGAAATCTCGTCCTGAGGATTGACGAGGACGCGCAGATACGCGAGCACGTCTTTGACCTCGCGCCGATCATAGAACGTCATGCCGCCGACCACCGTGTAAGGAATGGCGCGCTCGAGCAGCGCCTCTTCCAACGCGCGCGACTGGGCGTTGGCCCGGTACAGCACGGCGCAGTCCTCATACCGCCCGCCGTTTTGCACGTGTTCCGCAATGGATTGCGCCACGTAGCTCGCCTCGGCCCCGCCATCCGGCAGCCGCACGACGAGCGGCTTCTCCCCGCGGCCGCGCGTTGACCGCAGCTCTTTGGGCCGGCGCCGCGCGTTGTGGGCGATCACGCTGTTGGCCGCATCGAGGATATCCTGCGTGGAACGATAGTTGCGCGTGAGCAACACGATCTTCGCGTCCGGGAAGTCCCGCTCGAACCGCAACATGTGCTCGCTGTCCGCGCCGCGCCATGCGTAGATGGCCTGGTCCGCATCGCCGACGGCGCACAGGTTGCGATGTTTCCCGCAAAGCAGGCGCAACAAACGAAACTGAATGCCGTTGGTGTCCTGATACTCGTCGACGAGCACGTGGCGGAACTTGTCTCGGTACCGTTCCAGGACGTCTTCGTGGGTCTCGAAAAGCAGAACCGTGTGGCCGATGAGGTCGTCGAAGTCCATCGCGTTCGCTGCAAACAATCGCTTTTGATACAGATCCATCACGCGGTCGGCGATGAGGTCGGATGGGTTCGCCTCGTTGACGACGCGAGCGTTTCCTTCGTTTTTCCATTGGGAGATGCGATGCTTGATGGACCGCGCGTCGTGCGCCTTCAGGTCATAGCCGAGATCGAGCAGGCACTGCTGGACGAGCGCCTCCTGGTCCTCGGAATCGAGAATCGTGAAGTTGGGGTCGTAGCCCAAGCGGTCCGCCTCGCGCCGCAGGATGCGCACACACACGCTGTGAAAGGTGCCCATCCAAAGGTCATCGGCGCGCGGGCCAATCAGGTCCCGGATGCGCGTTTTCATCTCGCGCGCAGCTTTGTTGGTGAAGGTGATGGCGAGGATCTCGTGCACCGCGACGCCGGCGTGCGCAATGAGATACGCGATCCGGCGCGTGAGAACGCTCGTCTTTCCACTTCCCGCCCCTGCGACGACGAGCAGCGGCCCGCTCGTGGTTGTGACGGCATCCTTCTGCTCGGGATTCAGTCCACGGACGATCTCGCTCACGTCAAGCACGACGGCCGTCCCTCCCACACGCTGGCTTTCGCAAGATCAGAGACTACCACGTCGCGGGCACGAGGCCAACACCTTTTGGACATGTTGCGGACAGCCTAAGCCCACAACCGCGCTCAGCCGCTGGCTCTGTTTCCAGGGCGCGGCCGATCCGCCCGAACGCGATCCACGCGGCGCACTTTTTGTTACGATACCATCGACACCATTCACCATGGACCGTCACCCACATCGACACCCATCGGAACGAGAGGACAAGCCTGCCCATGAGAGCTGTCTTTGTCGCCTTGCCATGCTCGCGCCTGGGGGACGTCGCCCCGGTGCTCGAGGGACTGCGGCGCTTGAACCGCCGGGCGCGCGTCATCACGCTCGACGGGCGGTGGTGCCACACGGCGGAAGGCCTGACTGTGCAAGCGGATGGCGTGATCGAGGAGCCTGTGCCGCCGGACGTTGGGCTGTGCATTCTGCCCGGCGGCTTGTACGAGGCCTCCACCTGGGAAGACCTGCGGCTGCACCGGTACCTGCGCCGGTTTTCCACCACGGGTGGCCTGTTTGTCGCCTCGGGCGAGGGGCTCTTGTGCCTCGCCTCGGCTGGCCTTCTGGGCGGCCTTCGCTTCACGGCGCCCTCGCACGTGGTGAACGAGCACGAGCCCATGTTTCGCTACGCCATTTTTGAACCTGGCCCCGTCGTGATCGACGGAAATGTCATTTCGTCGGACGGGTCCAACGCCCAGGTGCTGCTTCAAGCCGTGTTTGACCGCCTGAACCTCCGCCCGTAGGGGCGTCGCGATGCGAGCTGTGATATGATGGGGCTTGGTCCAAGCTCAAGAGGAGGCAGAACGATGAAACGTCGGACCTTGCTTGCGGGCATCACGCTGGCGGCGCTCGTCGCGGTGGCGGGCTGTGGCACGCCGGCCGGTAACACCGCCTCGCCGGACAACACAGCGAACTTGTCGAACACGAACGCGCCGGACACGCTGTCCAATGAAACCGGC
Proteins encoded:
- a CDS encoding GNAT family N-acetyltransferase, whose translation is MPTPNRSHRAGPKGARARKSSKPHRPPRASSKDAGQEVIRYRPRRPEDDDWIVQLARRELGHVHEQAFGEPFPEVELRQYLESGMPTVVIERSGRPVGFYSYLPSAEGKMHVSALVVDAKFQRQGIGRKAMEHLESEARRMGAHTLEVFIQDVNPRSLAFARELGFREVARVEPRTLVLWKSIAVSPIAVSPGVPSLPLPF
- a CDS encoding ATP-dependent helicase — its product is MLDVSEIVRGLNPEQKDAVTTTSGPLLVVAGAGSGKTSVLTRRIAYLIAHAGVAVHEILAITFTNKAAREMKTRIRDLIGPRADDLWMGTFHSVCVRILRREADRLGYDPNFTILDSEDQEALVQQCLLDLGYDLKAHDARSIKHRISQWKNEGNARVVNEANPSDLIADRVMDLYQKRLFAANAMDFDDLIGHTVLLFETHEDVLERYRDKFRHVLVDEYQDTNGIQFRLLRLLCGKHRNLCAVGDADQAIYAWRGADSEHMLRFERDFPDAKIVLLTRNYRSTQDILDAANSVIAHNARRRPKELRSTRGRGEKPLVVRLPDGGAEASYVAQSIAEHVQNGGRYEDCAVLYRANAQSRALEEALLERAIPYTVVGGMTFYDRREVKDVLAYLRVLVNPQDEISLLRIINRPKRGLGDSAVDRLLEFAHSEGISLYQALSRGEEAGLGERAAESARQFHAALEELALWMEGMPVSEFLAEVLHATRYREMYLQSGKKEDLARVENIDELFSVTRSFDERRGGTVAEFLAEVSLMSDIDKERDRGKGSVRLMTLHASKGLEFPVVFLVGMEEGLFPHARSLDDPLRIEEERNLCYVGLTRAMDRLILTHAAWRTLYGQTVAREPSRFLEEIRADLAVRVDLAEALEPDVLRPGDRVVHPQHGQGIVLAVDAGADEERVQVMFHPSIGMKWVSKKGLRTDGAVVVQ
- a CDS encoding DJ-1/PfpI family protein codes for the protein MRAVFVALPCSRLGDVAPVLEGLRRLNRRARVITLDGRWCHTAEGLTVQADGVIEEPVPPDVGLCILPGGLYEASTWEDLRLHRYLRRFSTTGGLFVASGEGLLCLASAGLLGGLRFTAPSHVVNEHEPMFRYAIFEPGPVVIDGNVISSDGSNAQVLLQAVFDRLNLRP